A genomic segment from Peribacillus sp. ACCC06369 encodes:
- the pgeF gene encoding peptidoglycan editing factor PgeF yields MKEPFVLVKDQYMLIDSWRQQNLQLVAGFTTKNGGVSSGDFQTLNTGFHVGDKLEDVQGNRRILADKLLFPLNEWIGAEQTHETNIHQVTSRDGGRGAMDYDSAFKATDGFYTKDQNVLLTLCYADCVPLYFLAPAHGMIGVAHAGWKGTVNGIARKMVEAWLDKGIKATEIFAVIGPSICSKCYVVDDHVMDLVQNLLVDNDEKPYNLISEGQYQLDLKQLNALILQKSGIPKSQIDVTSYCTSCDHELFFSHRRDNGKTGRLMSFIGWKEDLG; encoded by the coding sequence ATGAAAGAGCCATTTGTTTTAGTAAAAGACCAATATATGCTCATTGACAGCTGGAGACAACAAAATCTCCAGCTCGTAGCGGGCTTCACCACAAAAAATGGGGGAGTCAGTTCAGGGGATTTTCAAACATTGAATACCGGTTTTCATGTCGGGGATAAGCTTGAAGATGTCCAGGGAAACCGCAGGATTTTAGCCGATAAGCTGTTGTTTCCGCTTAATGAATGGATAGGCGCCGAGCAGACACATGAAACGAATATCCATCAAGTTACCAGCCGCGATGGCGGAAGAGGTGCAATGGATTATGATTCTGCCTTTAAAGCAACTGACGGATTTTATACAAAGGATCAAAATGTTTTGCTGACCCTTTGCTATGCGGACTGCGTGCCCTTATACTTTCTTGCTCCGGCACATGGTATGATAGGGGTGGCACATGCTGGCTGGAAGGGTACCGTTAATGGAATTGCCCGAAAAATGGTTGAGGCATGGCTAGATAAGGGTATAAAGGCAACGGAGATATTTGCTGTTATTGGACCTTCGATTTGTTCGAAGTGCTATGTAGTGGATGATCATGTTATGGATTTAGTGCAGAATTTGCTGGTAGATAATGACGAAAAGCCATATAATTTAATCAGTGAAGGTCAATATCAGTTAGATCTTAAGCAACTTAATGCATTGATTCTTCAAAAATCAGGAATTCCAAAAAGTCAGATCGACGTTACATCATACTGTACAAGCTGTGATCATGAATTGTTTTTTTCGCATCGCCGTGATAACGGGAAGACAGGTAGATTGATGAGTTTTATCGGTTGGAAGGAGGATTTAGGGTAA
- a CDS encoding DivIVA domain-containing protein, with protein sequence MPLTPIDIHNKEFNKVFRGYDEDEVNEFLDQVIKDYELILREKKEIEDKLNETYDRLGHFTTIEGTLNKSIIVAQEAAEELRRNAQKEAKLIIKEAEKNADRIVNESLVKARKIAMDIEDLKKQSKVFRTRFKMLVGAQLDLLDNDDWDHLLDYEVDATEIELNERVEEEI encoded by the coding sequence ATGCCCTTAACCCCGATAGATATACATAACAAGGAATTTAACAAAGTATTTCGTGGGTATGATGAAGATGAAGTAAATGAATTTCTCGACCAGGTCATTAAAGATTATGAACTGATTTTGAGGGAGAAGAAAGAAATTGAAGATAAACTAAACGAGACATATGATCGTTTGGGACATTTTACGACAATTGAGGGTACACTTAATAAGTCGATTATTGTCGCACAAGAAGCAGCCGAAGAATTAAGGCGCAATGCCCAAAAAGAAGCGAAACTGATCATAAAGGAAGCAGAGAAAAATGCTGACCGGATCGTCAATGAGTCACTTGTGAAAGCAAGGAAAATTGCTATGGATATCGAAGATTTGAAAAAGCAATCCAAAGTATTCCGGACGCGTTTCAAAATGCTTGTCGGTGCACAGCTGGATTTGCTGGACAATGACGATTGGGATCATCTTCTGGATTATGAAGTAGATGCGACTGAAATTGAATTAAATGAGAGAGTGGAAGAGGAAATTTAA
- a CDS encoding YlmC/YmxH family sporulation protein: MTRISEFQIKDIVNIADGKKLGNMSDLEINTATGKIEAIIVSNGTRLMGFFGREQDIVIPWRKIKKIGADVILVEHQTVFQAELKDERF; encoded by the coding sequence ATGACCAGGATTTCCGAATTTCAAATTAAGGATATCGTCAATATAGCCGATGGAAAGAAATTAGGTAATATGTCAGATCTTGAAATCAATACGGCCACAGGGAAAATAGAGGCCATCATCGTTTCAAATGGAACAAGGCTAATGGGTTTCTTCGGGAGGGAACAGGATATTGTGATTCCCTGGCGCAAAATAAAAAAAATCGGTGCAGATGTCATTCTTGTTGAACATCAGACGGTATTTCAAGCAGAGCTGAAAGATGAACGGTTTTAA
- the ileS gene encoding isoleucine--tRNA ligase yields the protein MEYKDTLLMPKTEFPMRGNLPKREPEIQEKWKEMNIYKKVQEQTEGRPLFILHDGPPYANGDIHMGHAMNKVLKDFIVRFKSMSGFQAPYVPGWDTHGLPIETALTKKGVKRKEMSVAEFRKLCEEYAYVQIDNQREQFKRIGVRGDWDNPYITLKPEYEAQQIKVFGEMAKKGYIYKGKKPVYWSPSSESALAEAEIEYQDKRSASIYVAFEVTDGKGVIEEGVKIIIWTTTPWTIPANLGISLHPQLNYVVVAVENDKFLIAEALLESVTETLGWDNPSILKTVKGSELDRAVAKHPLYDRESLIMLGEHVTTEAGTGCVHTAPGHGEDDFIIGQKYGLDVLCPVDEKGVMTEEAGEFAGLFYDQANKPITEKLTEAGALLNLTFITHSYPHDWRTKKPTIFRATAQWFASIKDFRSGLLEAIEETKWVPAWGETRLFNMVRDRGDWCISRQRAWGVPIPVIYAENGEPIITDETINHISNLFREHGSNIWFEREAKDILPEGYTHEGSPNGIFTKETDIMDVWFDSGSSHQAVLEERDDLQRPADLYLEGSDQYRGWFNSSLSTSVAVTGKAPYKGVLSHGFALDGEGRKMSKSIGNVVLPSKVMNQLGADILRLWVASVDYQSDVRVSDPILKQVSEVYRKIRNTFRFLLGNLDGFNPETDKVAVQELPEVDRYMLVKLNKLITQSKLSYENYEFATIYNMVNNFCTQDLSSFYLDYAKDILYCEAPNGKERLAIQTVLYESLVSLTKLVSPILSHTSDEVWAFIPGVTEESVQLTLMPEAISIDGADVIEEKWTAFMNVRDNVLKALEEARNQKVIGKSLNAKVMVYVNEETKNLLDSIKESFEQLFIVSEFEIAGDVASAPTEAVKLEDIAILVTKAEGETCERCWNVSKEVGHVEEHPTLCPRCATVVKEHYVNQ from the coding sequence ATGGAATACAAAGATACCTTATTGATGCCTAAAACTGAATTTCCAATGCGGGGGAATTTGCCGAAACGTGAGCCGGAAATTCAAGAAAAATGGAAAGAAATGAACATCTATAAAAAAGTGCAGGAACAAACGGAAGGACGCCCTTTATTCATTTTGCATGATGGACCTCCATATGCTAACGGCGATATCCATATGGGCCATGCAATGAATAAGGTTTTAAAGGATTTCATTGTCCGATTTAAATCGATGAGCGGTTTTCAAGCACCGTATGTACCTGGCTGGGATACGCATGGGCTTCCAATCGAAACGGCATTGACAAAAAAAGGCGTGAAACGGAAAGAAATGAGCGTTGCCGAGTTCAGGAAGCTTTGTGAAGAGTATGCTTATGTTCAGATTGATAATCAACGTGAGCAGTTTAAGAGAATAGGGGTCCGTGGTGATTGGGATAATCCTTATATCACATTAAAGCCTGAATATGAAGCACAGCAAATCAAGGTCTTCGGTGAAATGGCGAAAAAAGGCTATATCTATAAAGGGAAAAAACCTGTTTACTGGTCTCCATCAAGTGAATCAGCCCTAGCCGAAGCTGAAATTGAATATCAAGACAAACGTTCTGCGTCAATCTATGTTGCTTTTGAAGTCACGGATGGCAAAGGTGTAATCGAAGAAGGCGTAAAAATCATCATCTGGACGACAACTCCATGGACGATTCCTGCTAACCTTGGTATCTCATTACATCCGCAATTAAATTACGTAGTAGTGGCTGTCGAAAATGACAAATTCTTAATTGCTGAAGCACTCCTTGAATCGGTTACAGAAACTTTAGGCTGGGATAACCCGTCTATCCTGAAAACGGTAAAAGGGAGCGAGTTGGACCGTGCTGTTGCCAAACACCCTCTTTATGACCGCGAATCTTTAATCATGTTGGGTGAGCACGTAACAACTGAAGCAGGTACGGGGTGTGTTCATACTGCACCTGGACATGGTGAAGATGACTTTATCATTGGGCAAAAATACGGCTTGGACGTACTTTGTCCTGTAGATGAAAAAGGAGTCATGACGGAAGAGGCAGGGGAATTTGCTGGGTTATTTTATGATCAAGCGAATAAACCAATTACTGAAAAATTAACAGAAGCAGGCGCGTTATTGAACTTGACGTTCATTACACACTCTTACCCACATGACTGGCGGACTAAGAAACCAACGATTTTCCGTGCAACAGCACAATGGTTTGCGTCAATCAAAGACTTCCGAAGTGGACTTCTGGAAGCGATTGAAGAAACCAAATGGGTACCCGCTTGGGGCGAAACTCGCTTATTCAATATGGTCCGTGACCGCGGGGATTGGTGTATTTCCCGCCAACGTGCATGGGGCGTGCCAATTCCAGTCATTTATGCAGAAAATGGCGAGCCGATCATTACAGATGAAACCATCAACCATATTTCAAATCTATTCCGCGAACACGGTTCGAACATCTGGTTTGAGCGTGAAGCGAAAGACATTCTGCCTGAAGGTTATACACATGAAGGCAGCCCGAATGGCATCTTCACGAAAGAAACGGATATCATGGACGTATGGTTTGACTCAGGTTCTTCTCATCAAGCGGTACTTGAAGAAAGAGACGACCTGCAGCGCCCTGCTGACCTTTATTTAGAAGGTTCCGATCAGTACCGCGGCTGGTTTAACTCGTCACTTTCAACAAGTGTTGCGGTTACGGGCAAAGCACCATATAAAGGTGTGTTGAGCCACGGGTTCGCATTGGATGGCGAAGGCCGTAAAATGAGTAAGTCAATTGGGAACGTTGTCCTGCCATCCAAGGTCATGAACCAACTTGGTGCAGATATTTTACGCCTTTGGGTTGCTTCGGTGGATTACCAATCGGATGTCAGGGTTTCCGATCCTATTTTAAAACAAGTTTCGGAAGTGTACCGTAAAATCCGTAATACATTCCGCTTCCTGTTAGGGAACTTGGATGGATTTAATCCAGAAACCGATAAAGTGGCAGTCCAGGAGTTACCTGAAGTCGATCGGTACATGCTAGTTAAATTGAATAAGCTGATCACCCAGTCGAAGCTAAGTTATGAAAATTATGAGTTTGCTACAATTTATAATATGGTCAATAATTTCTGCACTCAGGATTTAAGTTCGTTCTACCTGGATTATGCAAAAGACATTCTTTATTGTGAAGCACCAAATGGTAAAGAGCGGTTAGCCATTCAGACTGTCCTTTACGAATCATTGGTCAGCTTAACGAAATTGGTGTCACCGATCCTTTCGCATACATCTGATGAAGTATGGGCGTTCATTCCGGGTGTAACGGAAGAAAGTGTACAGTTGACATTGATGCCTGAAGCAATTTCCATTGATGGTGCTGACGTCATTGAAGAAAAATGGACGGCGTTCATGAACGTCCGTGATAATGTACTAAAAGCATTAGAAGAAGCCCGTAACCAGAAGGTCATCGGAAAATCACTGAACGCAAAAGTGATGGTATATGTTAATGAAGAAACGAAGAATCTGCTGGATAGCATCAAGGAAAGCTTTGAACAGTTATTCATTGTATCCGAATTTGAAATCGCTGGCGATGTGGCAAGTGCCCCAACAGAAGCGGTGAAGCTTGAGGATATAGCGATTCTTGTTACCAAAGCAGAAGGTGAAACGTGTGAACGTTGCTGGAATGTTTCGAAAGAAGTAGGTCACGTGGAAGAGCATCCAACACTTTGCCCGCGTTGTGCAACAGTCGTTAAAGAGCATTATGTGAATCAATAA
- the lspA gene encoding signal peptidase II: protein MFYYLIALLVIALDQLTKWMIVKKMEYGESIEIIENLLYITSHRNRGAAWGILQGQMWFFYIITIAVIIGLVYYIQKMAKDSRLLGVALALMLGGAIGNFIDRVARQEVVDFVHTYIFSYSFPVFNVADAALSIGVGLLVIHMFLEEKNAKEKDNG, encoded by the coding sequence GTGTTTTATTATTTGATTGCCCTTTTGGTCATAGCTCTCGATCAGCTGACAAAATGGATGATTGTGAAAAAAATGGAGTACGGAGAAAGCATTGAAATTATTGAAAACCTTCTATATATCACCTCGCATCGTAATCGTGGGGCAGCATGGGGAATTCTACAAGGTCAAATGTGGTTTTTCTACATCATCACCATCGCTGTCATTATTGGACTTGTCTATTATATTCAGAAAATGGCGAAGGACAGCCGTTTGCTTGGAGTTGCACTTGCTCTCATGCTAGGCGGTGCGATTGGTAATTTCATCGATCGTGTTGCTCGTCAGGAAGTAGTGGATTTCGTTCATACCTATATTTTCAGCTACAGTTTCCCGGTATTTAATGTTGCTGATGCTGCGCTTTCAATTGGTGTCGGTCTGCTCGTGATTCATATGTTTTTAGAAGAAAAAAACGCTAAGGAGAAAGATAATGGATAA
- a CDS encoding cell division protein SepF, producing MSFVSKFKSYFALDDEYEYKDEVMEEEEAEPKVVKSGKQQQPASAGNNTNQNIVSLQSVQKSSKVVLLEPRAYAEAQEVADHLKNRRAVVVNLQRIQHDQGKRIIDFLSGTVYAISGDIQKIGTDIFLCTPDNVDVSGNITGFAAEEEYEEARW from the coding sequence ATGTCGTTCGTATCAAAATTTAAATCTTATTTCGCTCTGGATGATGAGTATGAGTACAAGGATGAAGTGATGGAAGAAGAGGAGGCTGAACCAAAAGTCGTGAAGTCAGGTAAACAGCAGCAGCCCGCTTCTGCAGGGAATAATACCAATCAGAATATCGTAAGTTTGCAAAGCGTACAGAAATCTTCTAAAGTAGTATTATTGGAGCCTCGTGCTTATGCAGAAGCCCAGGAAGTAGCTGATCATTTAAAAAACAGACGTGCTGTTGTTGTGAACCTTCAACGAATCCAGCATGATCAAGGAAAACGAATCATCGATTTTCTAAGTGGGACTGTCTATGCAATCAGCGGGGATATCCAAAAAATCGGAACAGATATATTCTTATGTACCCCGGACAACGTCGATGTTTCCGGTAATATTACCGGCTTTGCGGCCGAAGAGGAGTACGAAGAAGCGAGGTGGTAA
- the sigE gene encoding RNA polymerase sporulation sigma factor SigE, whose product MKKFILRLTYFWYKLLFKLGLKTDEIFYIGGSEALPPPLSKEEEAILINKLPKGDEAARSILIERNLRLVVYIARKFENTGINIEDLISIGTIGLIKAVNTFNPEKKIKLATYASRCIENEILMYLRRNNKIRSEVSFDEPLNIDWDGNELLLSDVLGTDDDIITKDLEANVDRKLLTKALTQLSEREKQIMELRFGLAGGEEKTQKDVADMLGISQSYISRLEKRIIKRLRKEFNKMV is encoded by the coding sequence TTGAAGAAATTCATTCTTCGGCTCACTTATTTTTGGTACAAACTATTGTTCAAGCTCGGATTGAAAACGGACGAAATATTTTATATAGGAGGGAGTGAGGCACTGCCGCCGCCCCTTTCAAAGGAAGAAGAGGCAATACTGATCAATAAATTACCCAAGGGCGATGAAGCTGCACGATCGATCTTAATTGAACGGAATTTAAGGCTGGTGGTTTATATTGCCAGGAAATTTGAAAATACGGGCATCAATATTGAAGATTTAATCAGCATTGGTACCATAGGTTTGATCAAAGCTGTGAATACATTCAATCCTGAGAAGAAAATTAAACTGGCTACATATGCTTCGAGATGCATCGAGAATGAAATATTAATGTATTTACGCAGAAATAACAAAATCCGTTCTGAAGTTTCTTTTGATGAACCTCTGAATATCGATTGGGATGGAAATGAACTACTGTTATCCGATGTCCTTGGAACTGACGATGACATCATCACGAAGGACCTCGAGGCAAACGTTGACCGCAAGCTGCTGACAAAAGCACTTACGCAGTTATCCGAACGTGAAAAACAGATAATGGAACTCCGTTTTGGACTTGCAGGTGGGGAAGAAAAAACACAAAAGGATGTTGCCGATATGCTGGGGATTTCCCAATCCTACATTTCACGTTTGGAAAAAAGGATTATTAAGAGGCTTCGAAAAGAATTTAATAAAATGGTGTAA
- a CDS encoding RNA-binding protein, which produces MSIYQHFRPEEKEFIDQAMNWIDQVKNSYAPKLSDFLDPRQQEILTSLLGNDPDAKLQFNGGSDYVERKRVLIYPDYYSPEPSDFNISLYDISYPKKFVTLEHRQILGTLMSLGVKREKFGDIIVTEEHIQFIAAEEMDLYLTGNLEKIGNASVTIKRIPIGNIIQVNEKWEEQVSTVSSLRLDSVLSSVLNMSRQNTQALITSGKVKVNFKQTENVSEECREGDTLSIRGFGRCKIASIDGKTKKDKWRISLGRQK; this is translated from the coding sequence ATGAGTATTTATCAGCATTTCAGGCCGGAGGAAAAAGAATTTATTGACCAGGCAATGAATTGGATTGATCAGGTTAAAAATTCCTACGCTCCGAAACTATCTGATTTCCTTGATCCGCGTCAGCAGGAAATTCTTACATCCTTATTAGGGAATGATCCGGATGCGAAACTGCAATTTAATGGCGGGAGCGATTACGTAGAGCGAAAACGTGTGCTCATTTACCCTGATTATTACTCTCCTGAACCATCGGATTTCAATATCTCCTTATACGATATCTCCTATCCAAAAAAGTTTGTTACGCTTGAACATAGGCAAATACTTGGAACCTTGATGTCACTTGGGGTAAAACGTGAAAAATTTGGTGATATAATAGTGACGGAGGAGCATATTCAATTTATAGCTGCCGAGGAGATGGATTTATATCTCACAGGAAACCTGGAGAAAATAGGTAACGCTTCCGTTACCATCAAACGGATTCCAATCGGGAATATCATCCAAGTTAACGAAAAATGGGAAGAGCAAGTATCCACCGTCAGTTCTCTTAGGCTTGACAGTGTGCTATCGTCCGTCCTGAATATGTCCCGTCAAAATACGCAAGCCTTGATAACGTCAGGAAAAGTAAAGGTGAATTTCAAGCAAACGGAAAACGTCTCGGAAGAATGCCGTGAGGGTGATACACTTTCCATCAGAGGTTTTGGCAGATGTAAAATAGCTTCAATTGATGGGAAAACCAAGAAGGATAAGTGGAGAATCTCGTTAGGCAGACAAAAATAA
- a CDS encoding YggS family pyridoxal phosphate-dependent enzyme, with product MKVVDNLKNIEEKINIACENSGRDRKDIRLIAVTKYVSVERANEALEAGIIDLGENRDEGLLNKYEVLKDKPHWHYIGSMQTRKVKNVIDKISYIHSLDRISLAEEIQKRANEPINCLVQVNVSGEESKHGLNSEATMDFIKGLAVFDKVNVAGLMTMAPLTDDEQVLRKCFRKLKGIQVEIQNAGLKHAPCTELSMGMSNDFMIAIEEGATMIRIGTALVGE from the coding sequence GTGAAAGTAGTGGACAATTTAAAAAACATCGAAGAAAAAATAAATATAGCATGTGAAAATAGTGGAAGGGACCGTAAAGATATAAGGTTAATCGCAGTGACGAAATATGTTTCGGTCGAGAGGGCAAATGAAGCATTGGAAGCGGGAATAATTGATTTGGGTGAAAACCGTGACGAAGGGCTTTTGAATAAATATGAAGTGCTGAAGGACAAGCCCCACTGGCATTATATTGGTTCCATGCAAACACGAAAAGTAAAGAATGTCATCGATAAAATTTCTTATATCCATTCGTTGGATCGCATTTCTTTGGCGGAAGAAATTCAAAAACGCGCAAATGAGCCGATAAACTGTTTAGTGCAGGTGAACGTTTCAGGTGAGGAATCGAAACATGGCCTGAATTCTGAGGCGACAATGGATTTCATAAAAGGGTTAGCTGTTTTTGATAAGGTGAATGTTGCAGGATTGATGACGATGGCTCCTTTGACGGATGATGAACAGGTTTTGCGGAAATGCTTCCGGAAACTGAAGGGCATCCAGGTGGAAATACAAAATGCCGGGTTGAAGCATGCCCCCTGCACTGAATTGTCCATGGGGATGTCCAATGATTTCATGATTGCCATTGAAGAAGGCGCAACAATGATTAGGATTGGTACTGCACTTGTAGGCGAATAA
- the sigG gene encoding RNA polymerase sporulation sigma factor SigG, with protein sequence MSRNKVEICGVDTSKLPVLKNEEMRKLFKELQDGDISAREKLVNGNLRLVLSVIQRFNNRGEYVDDLFQVGCIGLMKSIDNFDLGQNVKFSTYAVPMIIGEIRRYLRDNNPIRVSRSLRDIAYKALQVKEKLISQTLREPTAEEIAKVLEVPHEEIVFALDAIQDPVSLFEPIYNDGGDPIYVLDQLSDEKNKDSTWIDEIAINEGMRRLNDREKMILRKRFFQGKTQMEVAEEIGISQAQVSRLEKAAIKQMNKNIQQ encoded by the coding sequence TTGTCTCGTAATAAGGTTGAAATCTGCGGTGTGGATACATCAAAATTACCGGTTTTAAAGAATGAAGAAATGAGAAAACTCTTTAAAGAACTGCAAGATGGCGATATTTCAGCAAGAGAGAAACTGGTAAACGGGAATCTTCGACTCGTTCTAAGCGTCATTCAGCGCTTCAACAATCGGGGAGAGTATGTAGATGATCTATTTCAGGTAGGCTGTATAGGGTTAATGAAGTCGATAGATAACTTTGACCTAGGTCAAAATGTTAAGTTTTCAACGTATGCTGTACCGATGATTATTGGAGAAATCAGAAGATATCTTCGTGACAATAATCCGATTCGGGTATCCCGTTCTTTAAGAGACATCGCTTACAAAGCTTTGCAGGTAAAAGAAAAGCTCATAAGTCAGACCCTTCGTGAGCCGACAGCTGAAGAAATCGCCAAGGTGTTGGAAGTACCTCATGAAGAAATTGTTTTTGCACTAGATGCAATACAAGATCCAGTTTCACTTTTTGAACCGATTTATAATGATGGCGGGGATCCGATTTATGTACTCGACCAACTGAGTGACGAAAAAAATAAAGATAGTACCTGGATTGATGAAATAGCTATAAATGAAGGCATGAGACGGTTGAATGACCGGGAAAAAATGATCCTTCGCAAACGGTTTTTCCAAGGGAAGACGCAAATGGAGGTAGCCGAGGAAATTGGCATTTCACAAGCGCAAGTATCCCGATTGGAAAAAGCGGCAATCAAGCAAATGAATAAAAATATCCAACAGTAG
- a CDS encoding RluA family pseudouridine synthase produces the protein MDKRLYSIDETLKGVRIDKALSTLNEEWSRTQVQQWIKDDHVLVNGSAIKTNYKAIPGDTIEVTIPELEELDAVAEEMDLDIYYEDADVLVVNKPSGMVVHPAPGHVSGTLVNGLMAHCKDLSGINGVMRPGIVHRIDKDTSGLLMVAKNDMAHEKLVQQLVDKTVTRKYQAVVHGVIPHDFGTIDAPIGRDKKDRQSMTVTDSNSKNAVTHFRVIERFNGFTLVECQLETGRTHQIRVHMKYIGFPLAGDPKYGPKKTLKLDGQALHAGLLGFIHPRTNEYMEFEAPIPEEFENLINQLRRSKD, from the coding sequence ATGGATAAAAGGTTATACAGCATCGATGAAACACTAAAAGGAGTCAGGATTGATAAAGCTCTTTCCACTTTGAATGAGGAATGGTCACGTACTCAAGTCCAGCAATGGATTAAGGATGACCATGTTTTAGTAAATGGCTCGGCTATAAAGACGAATTACAAAGCTATCCCTGGCGATACAATCGAAGTAACCATTCCTGAACTTGAGGAATTGGATGCGGTAGCAGAGGAAATGGATTTGGATATCTATTATGAAGATGCAGATGTACTCGTTGTTAATAAACCAAGCGGTATGGTCGTCCACCCGGCACCGGGACATGTATCTGGCACGCTTGTAAATGGATTGATGGCTCACTGCAAGGATCTTTCTGGAATCAACGGAGTCATGCGTCCTGGAATCGTCCATCGAATCGACAAAGATACATCAGGTCTATTGATGGTTGCAAAAAATGATATGGCACATGAAAAACTTGTACAGCAGCTGGTTGACAAAACGGTTACACGTAAGTATCAAGCTGTAGTTCATGGTGTGATCCCTCATGACTTCGGAACGATTGATGCACCGATCGGCCGGGATAAAAAAGATCGCCAAAGCATGACTGTCACAGATTCAAATTCCAAAAATGCTGTCACACATTTCCGGGTCATCGAACGTTTCAATGGTTTCACTTTGGTGGAATGCCAGCTTGAAACAGGCAGAACACATCAAATCCGTGTTCACATGAAATATATTGGCTTCCCACTAGCGGGAGATCCGAAATATGGTCCGAAAAAGACCCTGAAATTAGATGGACAAGCATTGCACGCGGGACTTCTTGGTTTCATTCATCCACGTACGAATGAGTATAT
- a CDS encoding YggT family protein: MGLVLQGLYYLIEIYSMALIGYILMSWFPNARETSIGKFLEKICEPYLEPFRKFIPSLGMIDLSPLVALLVLNFASGYGINYLQTLIG, translated from the coding sequence ATGGGTTTAGTGCTTCAGGGTTTATATTATTTAATAGAAATTTATTCAATGGCATTAATCGGTTACATATTGATGTCATGGTTCCCAAATGCAAGGGAGACATCGATTGGTAAATTCCTTGAAAAGATTTGCGAACCGTATTTAGAACCGTTCAGAAAGTTCATACCGTCACTTGGGATGATCGATCTTTCACCTCTTGTGGCCTTGCTGGTGCTTAATTTTGCCAGCGGTTACGGAATCAATTACTTACAGACTTTAATAGGATGA